The Xanthomonas sp. DAR 34887 genome has a segment encoding these proteins:
- a CDS encoding TetR/AcrR family transcriptional regulator, translated as MVSKPVPSPKASSRAAGPGRPKDMGKRAAILEAAKQMFTELGFGGVSMDGIAARAGVSKLTVYSHYGDKETLFAEAVRAQCQALLPDDLFGHALKGPLRAQLEEIGLAFFAMISSDAAMATHRMMLAPGTGDEHVREMFWNAGPKRTQQDLAQLLQAHVAAGELEIADLGLAASQFFCLIKGELHPLMMCGLCRDPSQAQIQAHVQASVDFFLRAYAAR; from the coding sequence ATGGTCAGCAAACCCGTTCCCTCCCCCAAAGCCTCTTCCCGCGCCGCCGGGCCGGGCCGTCCCAAGGACATGGGCAAGCGTGCGGCGATCCTGGAAGCGGCCAAGCAGATGTTCACCGAGCTGGGCTTCGGCGGGGTCAGCATGGACGGCATCGCCGCGCGCGCCGGGGTGTCCAAGCTCACCGTCTACAGCCATTACGGCGACAAGGAGACCCTGTTCGCCGAGGCGGTGCGCGCGCAATGCCAGGCGCTGCTGCCCGACGACCTGTTCGGGCACGCGCTGAAAGGGCCGCTGCGCGCGCAACTGGAGGAGATCGGCCTGGCGTTCTTCGCGATGATCAGCAGCGACGCGGCGATGGCCACGCATCGCATGATGCTGGCGCCCGGTACAGGCGACGAGCACGTGCGCGAGATGTTCTGGAATGCCGGTCCCAAACGGACCCAGCAGGACCTGGCGCAGCTGCTGCAGGCGCATGTCGCCGCCGGCGAGCTGGAGATCGCCGACCTGGGCCTGGCCGCCTCCCAGTTCTTCTGCCTGATCAAGGGCGAACTGCACCCGCTGATGATGTGCGGGCTGTGCCGCGACCCCAGCCAGGCGCAGATCCAGGCCCATGTCCAGGCCAGCGTGG
- a CDS encoding thermostable hemolysin: MAIVPLSVVSPSRFVRAALIGPEHPERAAVEAFIARVYRQRYGAVLRGFLPHLLAYRDADDIVRAAVGLRCASEGDLFVEQYLERSAELEIAARVPRPVARTQLVEVGNFAADQPGDARAMIQALTATLHAAGLRWVLFVATRQLRNTFDRLHLATVDLGEARGERLRGDPTDWGDYYAAQPRLMFGDIAAGHAFLQRDSASRQDLASPFHVGMFGGCMAAAP; encoded by the coding sequence ATGGCCATCGTTCCCCTCTCTGTCGTGTCTCCTTCGCGTTTCGTCCGTGCCGCGTTGATCGGTCCGGAACACCCCGAGCGCGCCGCCGTGGAAGCCTTCATCGCCCGCGTCTATCGCCAGCGCTACGGCGCGGTGCTGCGCGGTTTCCTGCCGCATCTGCTGGCCTACCGCGATGCCGATGACATCGTTCGGGCCGCGGTGGGGCTGCGCTGCGCCAGCGAAGGAGATCTGTTCGTCGAGCAGTATCTCGAGCGATCGGCCGAACTCGAGATCGCCGCACGGGTGCCGCGGCCGGTGGCCCGTACGCAATTGGTGGAGGTTGGCAATTTCGCCGCCGACCAGCCCGGCGACGCGCGGGCGATGATCCAGGCGTTGACCGCGACCCTGCATGCGGCCGGACTGCGCTGGGTGCTGTTCGTGGCCACCCGGCAATTACGCAATACCTTCGACCGGCTGCACCTGGCCACGGTGGACTTGGGCGAGGCGCGCGGCGAGCGCCTGCGCGGCGATCCCACCGACTGGGGCGACTACTACGCGGCGCAACCGCGGCTGATGTTCGGCGATATCGCGGCCGGCCATGCCTTCCTGCAGCGCGACAGCGCATCGCGGCAGGATTTGGCATCGCCGTTCCACGTCGGCATGTTCGGCGGCTGCATGGCGGCTGCGCCGTGA